From Rutidosis leptorrhynchoides isolate AG116_Rl617_1_P2 chromosome 3, CSIRO_AGI_Rlap_v1, whole genome shotgun sequence, a single genomic window includes:
- the LOC139902269 gene encoding protein FAR1-RELATED SEQUENCE 5-like, whose product MASSSICASDSTSRVEGSISVAASSGFDSAQSDAEYSGAIVEQVDISSIIRESVDGSQEYLPVVPDHLKPIIGTLFQSYDACQLFYESYGEAGGFDTKRSSQNRNAAGIVIYKVFCCNRSGTSSHIAYDSLVDFNLPIAKDSVEGGVEGDVEGDSEVDVDSNGESNVELSKADKRKKRKKEKKPLIRKVSIIKTGCSASLRCKLVGDKVMIWKFYEGHNHKLVSVGNRQQMKINRRIGLDDAQMLFDLNTKSNVGATIAYNIISDLNGGFSLVGPSSVDFQNFRLDMNRYVGESDAHIFIENLLRKQEFLPNFTCEYKCGNDGTLLGVFWSDYVSKVNYQEFGDIVSFDATYKTNKYKMVFVPLTEIDNHKKLVCFGAALLTGESIESFNWFLDCFLKTFRNEPSLVVTDHDPAMKEAIDLKFKHAKHRLCMWHISSKLRDKVGHELYDTPNFRDRMNLIFWNQQQTPEKFETRWKSLIDAYKLHEVRWFNDMYKIKEMWVPCFFMDTPMNALMRTSSLSESENAFFSKCKNRCSTLVDFFFKV is encoded by the exons ATGGCTTCCAGTTCTATTTGTGCTTCAGATTCTACCTCTCGTGTTGAAGGTTCTATTTCTGTCGCTGCTTCATCTGGTTTCGATTCTGCACAGTCTGATGCTGAAT attCTGGAGCAATTGTTGAACAAGTTGATATATCTTCAATAATTAGAGAAAGTGTTGATGGTTCACAAGAATATTTACCTGTTGTTCCTGATCATTTGAAACCTATTATTGGTACTTTATTTCAATCGTATGATGCATGTCAGTTGTTTTATGAGTCCTATGGCGAGGCTGGTGGATTTGATACTAAAAGATCTTCGCAAAATAGAAATGCAGCTGGGATTGTTATTTACAAGGTTTTTTGTTGTAATAGATCCGGTACTTCTAGTCATATCGCCTATGATTCTCTTGTAGATTTTAATCTACCTATTGCTAAAGATTCAGTTGAAGGTGGTGTGGAAGGTGATGTTGAAGGTGACTCAGAAGTTGATGTTGATAGTAATGGTGAATCTAATGTTGAACTTTCTAAAGCTGATAAAAGGAAaaaaagaaagaaggaaaaaaaacCTCTTATTCGTAAAGTTTCCATAATCAAGACTGGTTGTTCTGCATCTCTTAGATGTAAGTTAGTTGGTGATAAGGTGATGATTTGGAAGTTCTATGAAGGTCACAATCATAAGTTAGTTTCTGTAGGTAATAGACAACAAATGAAGATAAACAGAAGGATTGGTTTAGACGACGCGCAAATGTTGTTTGATTTAAATACTAAATCTAATGTTGGTGCTACTATAGCTTATAACATTATCTCAGATCTTAATGGTGGTTTTAGTCTGGTTGGTCCTTCTTCTGTTGATTTTCAAAACTTTAGGCTTGACATGAATCGGTATGTAGGTGAAAGTGATGCACACATTTTTATAGAGAATCTTCTTCGGAAGCAAGAATTTTTACCAAACTTCACTTGCGAGTATAAATGTGGTAATGATGGTACTTTACTTGGAGTATTCTGGTCTGATTATGTCTCTAAAGTTAATTATCAAGAGTTTGGTGATATCGTGTCTTTTGATGCAACTTACAAGACAAACAA GTACAAGATGGTGTTTGTTCCTCTTACTGAAATTGATAATCATAAGAAACTTGTGTGTTTTGGTGCTGCTCTACTTACTGGTGAAAGTATTGAATCGTTTAACTGGTTTCTAGACTGTTTCTTGAAAACTTTTAGGAATGAACCTTCATTAGTTGTCACCGATCATGATCCTGCAATGAAAGAGGCTATTGATTTGAAATTTAAACATGCAAAACACCGATTGTGCATGTGGCATATAAGTTCCAAGCTGCGTGATAAG GTTGGCCACGAATTGTATGATACTCCTAATTTTCGGGATCGTATGAATTTAATTTTCTGGAATCAGCAACAAACACCTGAAAAGTTTGAGACTCGTTGGAAATCATTGATTGATGCCTATAAATTGCATGAAGTTAGATGGTTCAATGACATGTACAAAATTAAAGAAATGTGGGTACCATGCTTCTTCATGGATACCCCTATGAATGCTTTGATGAGAACTTCTTCACTTTCAGAGAGTGAGAATGCATTTTTCAGTAAATGCAAGAACAGATGTTCTACTTTAGTTGATTTTTTTTTCAAGGTTTGA